A stretch of the Fusarium musae strain F31 chromosome 2, whole genome shotgun sequence genome encodes the following:
- a CDS encoding hypothetical protein (EggNog:ENOG41) — protein sequence MAELALAIIPLGLKTCVGLVSYLGGLKDHDSALARLKRLLESLEASFRLLDGFLKSDQLDLSTSKAATYAIRCLANCEDCLKDLKELGDKLGASSPPGPTVKDRMKGTYRKLSYPPRQAQLTQLENALDSLCTPLNLAVQGLYLELQAVASSAMTLNAASVQRTELEVSTLAATISHLTGPISTIQPQLAFVQSSIDSVALQIDLMIKSHFKTQMDEIRASFQQVESAALQRHVQTAELLSRLSIDDQNPTQAVYRLAFRPSALYELASTASACSCRAKRLRTQRTCRMGSLSFKDEIVSHKSHFRDCDFYVEANDYWRERTLRFTGLTGLIGRAVELTLRTTIGAGGFSISPSINYFAMVDEGNSPAFRAISLLVESRLGARWAMESYPGLLFESIIRKLRSIFRSGRARPTDINSKGHSLLHHLTLTVSS from the exons ATGGCCGAGTTAGCGCTCGCAATCATCCCTCTCGGTCTCAAGACATGTGTCGGTCTTGTGAGCTACCTGGGCGGGCTCAAAGATCACGATAGTGCTCTTGCTCGACTCAAACGCCTACTGGAGTCTCTAGAAGCCAGTTTCCGCTTACTAGACGGGTTTTTGAAGAGTGATCAACTGGATCTCTCCACCTCGAAGGCTGCGACTTATGCTATCCGATGCTTGGCTAATTGTGAAGACTGTTTGAAGGACCTTAAGGAACTTGGAGACAAGCTTGGCGCATCCAGCCCGCCCGGACCTACAGTCAAAGACAGAATGAAGGGCACCTATCGAAAACTTTCATATCCTCCACGGCAGGCTCAACTCACACAATTGGAAAATGCTTTGGATAGTCTTTGCACTCCACTCAACCTGGCTGTCCAAGGCTTGTACCT AGAGCTGCAAGCTGTAGCTTCTAGTGCTATGACTCTAAACGCTGCAAGCGTTCAGAGAACAGAGCTTGAGGTCTCGACGTTGGCTGCTACAATATCCCACCTCACTGGTCCTATTTCTACCATTCAACCACAGCTCGCCTTCGTCCAGAGTTCTATCGACTCCGTGGCTCTTCAGATTGACTTGATGATCAAATCACATTTCAAGACGCAGATGGATGAGATCCGAGCATCTTTCCAACAAGTGGAGTCTGCAGCGTTGCAACGCCATGTTCAAACTGCTGAGCTCCTGTCCAGACTCAGTATAGATGATCAAAATCCTACACAAGCTGTTTACAGACTTGCCTTTAGGCCAAGTGCATTATACGAGCTAGCTTCCACTGCCTCCGCCTGTTCTTGTAGGGCAAAGCGGCTACGTACACAAAGAACGTGTCGAATGGGATCGCTGTCTTTCAAAGATGAAATTGTTTCCCACAAAAGTCACTTCAGAGACTGTGATTTCTACGTCGAAGCCAATGATTATTGGCGAGAAAGAACCTTGAGGTTCACAGGACTCACTGGATTGATAGGAAGAGCTGTTGAGTTAACATTGCGCACAACTATTGGAGCAGGTGGTTTCAGCATCAGCCCCTCTATCAATTACTTTGCTATGGTAGATGAAGGTAACTCTCCAGCTTTTAGAGCCATCAGCTTGCTGGTTGAAAGCCGCCTTGGAGCCAGATGGGCAATGGAAAGTTATCCGGGACTCTTGTTCGAGTCGATTATTCGAAAACTTCGATCAATTTTCCGCTCTGGGAGGGCTAGGCCAACCGATATTAACTCGAAAGGCCATTCCTTACTTCATCACTTGACCTTGACTGTTAGTTCTTAA
- a CDS encoding hypothetical protein (EggNog:ENOG41) gives MAVTEVGCMGVKPNMNIMDHTTPEGKILTDAWKTVTSKPGGPQRVYWGLESVDASKVWGFFDFDSVEQHRRFAEEYGADAVKDIPNICTYGEFTKHIKMVPSSDVLGSPLTEIILAYFPQNISHEKKETLSSKIQEILREAFPADARVAHAWGVENDFPARSEDGKLRSVLMGFVGLSHSEAWGDHRQTDGWKETLSSIEGLEGSKTPPESFITTIRTQPSLHMYHGMAEKATSPSGVLDQEYDAPREPSLFDQKRRDRLDPNRPACFPSRSSELGFVFAIVGSIMVSEYFVSGFPIVLSALPDPSNEARTWPAAVVNLTAAVLILPFARISEIQGGRLIFLGGHAWLIVWSIIPCFSQNPTMLIACRAMQSLGPSAFLSSSVVIMSRIYCPGPRNTLIFSILGASSCVGFYSGIFFGALSAQVLGWKWHFFIGAFFCAGLFIAGFLTIPKSNGDPRPDLEMDWLGTATVAPSPALVVYALTCGGNAPRSSLALILGSIFLALFVYVEVWGSSQPLVPSEVFETKCISRLVVALFVSYGSFSLVLFYASFYIESALYNGPLLTTPWFIPLAAGGFMLALVGGFALHILNGRRLLLIFCLGFLGSLILFSIIPDSRISNSFLYSAFILPAMVLAMVGVDITFNIHNFIITTSLPEHLQAVAGALITSLLYLGMAFWLGVVETATSAQKEKRAESLDGTSQCQMGFWTGTGLALIFITVQIQSAEAHLTADEKA, from the exons ATGGCCGTAACCGAAGTTGGCTGCATGGGCGTCAAGCCCAACATGAACATCATGGACCATACCACCCCAGAGGGTAAGATTCTGACTGATGCTTGGAAGACTGTCACCAGCAAGCCTGGTGGTCCTCAAAGAGTATACTGGGGCTTAGAATCAGTTGATGCATCGAAGGTCTGGGGCTTTTTCGACTTTGATTCCGTCGAGCAGCATCGTCGGTTTGCTGAAGA ATACGGCGCTGATGCAGTCAAAGATATACCCAATATCTGCACGTATGGAGAGTTCACAAAACATATCAAGATGGTTCCGTCCTCAGATGTTCTTGGATCTCCTCTCACAGAGATTATACTAGCATACTTCCCCCAAAACATCTCAcacgaaaagaaagaaactcTATCGTCCAAAATTCAAGAGATTCTCAGAGAAGCGTTTCCTGCTGATGCCAGAGTTGCTCACGCCTGGGGTGTGGAGAATGACTTTCCAGCAAGAAGCGAAGATGGAAAACTAAGATCAGTTCTCATGGGCTTTGTTGGACTTTCTCATTCTGAAGCTTGGGGAGATCATCGTCAGACAGATGGTTGGAAAGAGACACTCTCGAGTATTGAAGGGCTGGAGGGCT CGAAAACACCTCCCGAATctttcatcaccaccatcagaaCCCAGCCTAGTCTTCATATGTACCACGGCATGGCTGAGAAAGCCACCAGTCCAAGTGGTGTTCTCGACCAAGAATACGATGCTCCTCGCGAGCCTTCACTATTCGATCAGAAACGACGTGATCGTCTAGATCCGAATCGCCCGGCATGTTTCCCAAGTCGCTCATCAGAGCTCGGGTTTGTCTTTGCCATCGTGGGTTCGATAATGGTTAGCGAGTATTTTGTTTCTGGGTTTCCTATCGTTTTGTCTGCATTGCCGGATCCTTCGAATGAGGCTAGGACGTGGCCTGCTGCTGTCGTCAATCTTACTGCCGCTGTTTTAATCCTTCCTTTCGCCAGAATCTCCGAGATCCAAGGCGGAAGGTTAATCTTTCTAGGTGGTCATGCTTGGTTGATTGTCTGGTCCATCATTCCTTGTTTCAGTCAGAATCCTACGATGCTCATCGCCTGTCGAGCAATGCAGAGTTTAGGTCCTTCAGCTTTCTTGTCCTCTAGTGTCGTTATCATGTCACGCATTTATTGTCCTGGTCCTCGAAACACTCTTATTTTCAGCATTCTTGGCGCCTCTTCCTGCGTCGGTTTCTACTCTGGTATTTTCTTTGGTGCGTTGTCTGCTCAGGTGCTTGGATGGAAATGGCATTTCTTCATCGGTGCATTCTTCTGTGCCGGTCTCTTTATCGCTGGCTTTTTGACTATTCCAAAGAGCAATGGGGATCCACGGCCTGACCTTGAGATGGATTGGCTGGGTACGGCTACTGTTGCACCGAGTCCTGCGTTGGTGGTTTATGCATTGACTTGCGGAGGAAACGCGCCTCGGAGCTCTttagccttgatcttgggtaGCATCTTCCTTGCGCTGTTTGTTTACGTTGAGGTATGGGGGTCCAGTCAACCTCTGGTGCCATCAGAGGTTTTCGAGACAAAATGCATAAGTCGGTTGGTCGTTGCGCTCTTCGTATCTTATGGATCGTTCAGCCTGGTTCTTTTCTACGCTAGCTTCTA CATCGAATCAGCCCTGTATAATGGACCGTTGCTGACCACCCCTTGGTTCATTCCTCTCGCGGCTGGGGGTTTCATGCTTGCTCTCGTCGGCGGCTTTGCTCTTCATATCCTCAACGGGCGACGACTCCTACTCATTTTCTGCCTTGGTTTCCTCGGCTCATTGATCCTATTTTCAATCATTCCCGACAGCAGAATATCAAACTCATTCCTCTACTCGGCATTCATCTTACCCGCCATGGTTCTTGCAATGGTTGGGGTAGACATTACCTTTAACATCcacaacttcatcatcacaacaTCCCTACCTGAACACCTTCAGGCAGTGGCAGGTGCCTTGATCACCAGTCTcctctacctaggtatggcATTTTGGCTGGGTGTTGTTGAGACGGCAACATCGGCCCAAAAGGAGAAGCGTGCCGAAAGTCTTGATGGAACAAGTCAATGTCAGATGGGGTTCTGGACCGGTACTGGACTGGCTTTGATTTTCATCACGGTGCAAATACAGTCGGCTGAGGCTCATTTGACggctgatgagaaggcaTAG
- a CDS encoding hypothetical protein (EggNog:ENOG41), whose amino-acid sequence MCQQEFEESAPRTWLLSENRHSSPTQSDIRSVRPDESLQRQANAKPTTLQRTLPAQVGCKGGEKPIFRPIWLDITRPEDASIFRHTGFTDIDDAWTHPSLSEQAFTEIIINNRKNLKEYLTKDPLAIEYTDSCTCQCSPEGYTPFAHAIRCLLESYSSDTDELRSFVEDFGGMLTTYQHTTVLRQAVFADLDMVHTCSTRSDFPDEALHDRVYTATDDGDKAAFIDSVTVEFKRCMLEDADTAESEGENDDMYLFRETSKHHQRALGFWDQILPSMMGKFEQTLASTWNPDPEALKDLGVTLWIEEEKKQEICARVYEVRRDDEESRRMAFKELMDKLEMIE is encoded by the exons ATGTGTCAGCAAGAGTTCGAAGAGTCCGCTCCAAGAACATGGCTGCTCTCAGAAAACAGGCATTCGTCACCAACGCAATCCGACATCCGATCTGTCAGGCCTGACGAATCTCTACAGAGACAAGCGAATGCCAAACCAACAACCTTGCAAAGAACTCTGCCAGCACAAGTAGGTTGCAAGGGTGGTGAAAAGCCCATCTTCAGACCCATATGGCTTGATATCACGCGCCCTGAAGATGCATCTATTTTTCGGCATACGGGATTCACCGATATTGACGACGCCTGGACACATCCATCACTAAGCGAGCAGGCATTTA ccgagatcatcatcaacaacaggaaGAATTTGAAGGAATACCTCACCAAGGACCCTTTGGCCATTGAATACACAGATAGCTGCACTTGTCAGTGTTCACCTGAAGGTTATACGCCTTTTGCTCATGCGATACGGTGCCTTTTGGAAAGCTATTCATCAGATACTGACGAGCTGCGATCATTCGTGGAAGACTTTGGAGGAATGTTGACCACGTATCAACATACGACTGTTTTAAGGCAAGCGGTCTTCGCCGATCTCGATATGGTACACACATGTTCCACCAGGTCGGATTTTCCAGATGAGGCGCTACACGATCGTGTCTATACCGCGACAGATGATGGTGACAAAGCAGCCTTTATCGATAGCGTGACTGTCGAGTTCAAACGATGCATGCTTGAGGATGCCGACACAGCAGAGAGCGAAGGAGAAAATGACGACATGTATCTCTTTCGTGAGACTAGTAAACATCACCAACGTGCTTTGGGATTCTGGGACCAAATTTTGCCCTCCATGATGGGGAAATTTGAGCAGACTTTGGCGTCTACATGGAATCCTGACCCTGAGGCTTTGAAAGACCTGGGGGTAACTCTATGgatcgaggaagagaagaaacaagaaaTCTGTGCTAGGGTGTATGAAGTTAGAAGGGATGACGAGGAGAGCCGCAGGATGGCATTTAAAGAACTTATGGACAAGCTAGAGATGATCGAATGA
- a CDS encoding hypothetical protein (EggNog:ENOG41~BUSCO:EOG09260DP1), with translation MTSQRSTAARTPAKATKPAATTSSAKQRSIVSFFQKAPPSSPAAPASSPLAKASPTPKQSSCLKETTKANSLPKTTPLSKSKPKPTVAIKQTTPVPDSDAIEPPSSQENLDSTMKVKNARECAATRADTEKQKPSKKMDHDALPSSPTRKVRNSQFKTPARLLMPPKVKKVVSYAESSEEDEPFQFGGPASSRRRTRVRQVVRDEDDYEEQEEEEAEENESDTMDDFIASDSDEDTSRSKKRKRPSKPAAPRKRSNKSSPIPEPEIDIKDSILEDDELMDDVGGATASQWSYDAASTDKQPVVKPAERVAIRDPKYKEKAHTKDPDQRYPWLANIMDKDKRKPDHPEYDKRTIYIPPAAWHKFSPFETQYWKIKQNLWDTIVFFKKGKFYELYENDATVGHQEFDFKMTDRVNMRMVGVPESSLDHWVNQFIAKQYKVARVDQMETNLGKEMRERQDKSKKADKVITRELACILTAGTLVDGSMLQDDMASYCVAIKESVVDGLPAFGIAFADTATGRFYLSTFVDDVDLTKFETLIAQTGPRELLLEKSRLSTKALRILKNNTSPTTIWTHLKPGEEFWEADKTRRELDCGGYFKREDADEEAWPEILQSLRDDDLAMSATGALISYLRFLKLERPLLSQGNFELYNPIQKNGTLILDGQTLINLEVFSNSVNGGSEGTLFSLLNKCVTPFGKRLFRSWVAHPLCNIDRINERLDAVEMLNADQTVREQFASQLVKMPDLERLISRIHAGACKSEDFVKVLEGFEQIEYTMSLLGSYKGGNGLVDRLISSMPNLDEPLSYWRSAFDRTKARDEKLLIPERGIEEDFDESSDRIEEIKQQLEDLLAEKKKEFKCKLLKFTDVGKEIYQLEAPKSVKVPSTFRQMSATKDVKRWYFPELSQLVRELQEAEETHSQLVREVASRFFQKFDVDYETWLQAIKIISQLDCLVSLAKASASLGQPSCRPEFVDEERSTVDFQELRHPCMMNTVDDFIPNDIKLGGDQAKINLLTGANAAGKSTVLRMSCVAVIMAQIGCYVPATFARLTPVDRIMSRLGANDNIFAAQSTFFVELSETKKILSEATPRSLVILDELGRGTSSYDGVAVAQAVLHHVATHIGCVGYFATHYHSLATEFENHPEIRARRMQIHVDDEERRVTFLYKLEDGVAEGSFGMHCAAMCGISSRVIDRAEVAAKEWEHTSRLKDSLEKAKTGCYIPLGILSDIGALLGDKGEMGDAGVNVLLNAIEAL, from the exons ATGACGAGCCAGCGATCAACTGCGGCCCGAACGCCCGCTAAAGCGACCAAACCTGCTGCCACTACTTCTTCAGCCAAGCAGCGTTCAATCGTTTCCTTCTTCCAAAAAGCGCCCCCCTCTTCGCCCGCCGCTCCCGCATCATCTCCTCTCGCGAAAGCCTCTCCCACGCCCAAGCAATCCTCGTGCTTGAAAGAAACAACAAAGGCGAATTCTTTGCCAAAGACAACTCCGCTCTCTaagtccaagcccaagccaacTGTCGCCATCAAGCAAACAACCCCCGTGCCTGATAGTGACGCTATTGAGCCCCCGAGCTCCCAGGAGAATCTCGATTCGACCATGAAGGTAAAGAATGCCCGAGAATGCGCAGCGACGCGAGCTGATACGGAGAAACAGAAGCcctccaagaagatggatcaTGACGCTCTCCCCAGCAGTCCGACTCGCAAGGTGAGAAACTCTCAATTCAAGACACCAGCAAGATTACTGATGCCCCCGAAGGTCAAAAAGGTTGTTAGTTACGCCGAATCCTCAGAGGAAGACGAACCCTTTCAGTTCGGCGGGCCCGCAAGCTCGCGTCGAAGGACAAGAGTACGGCAGGTTGTTAGGGATGAGGACGATtacgaagaacaagaagaggaagaggctgaggagaacgAGAGTG ATACTATGGATGACTTTATTGCATCAGACTCAGACGAAGACACCTCTCGTtccaagaagcgaaagcgGCCCTCAAAGCCCGCTGCTCCCCGAAAACGATCCAACAAGTCATCGCCCATCCCAGAACCCGAAATAGATATCAAGGATAGcattcttgaagatgatgagctgaTGGATGATGTGGGAGGCGCTACGGCCTCACAATGGAGCTACGACGCTGCCTCTACCGATAAGCAACCGGTCGTCAAGCCCGCTGAAAGAGTGGCCATAAGGGACCCCAAGTATAAAGAGAAGGCACACACCAAAGATCCCGATCAAAGGTATCCTTGGCTTGCCAATATTATGGATAAAGACAAGCGAAAGCCCGACCATCCCGAGTACGACAAGCGAACAATTTACATTCCCCCTGCTGCTTGGCACAAGTTCTCTCCTTTTGAGACTCAATACTGGAAGATCAAGCAGAACCTTTGGGATACAattgtcttcttcaagaagggCAAATTTTACGAGTTATACGAGAACGATGCCACCGTGGGGCATCAGGAATTCGACTTCAAAATGACAGACCGGGTCAACATGCGCATGGTCGGAGTGCCCGAAAGCTCCCTTGACCACTGGGTGAACCAGTTTATCGCCAAACAATACAAAGTTGCTCGTGTCGATCAGATGGAGACAAACTTGGGTAAAGAGATGCGTGAGCGACAGGATAAGAGCAAGAAGGCCGACAAGGTTATCACCCGTGAGCTTGCTTGCATCCTTACAGCCGGAACACTTGTCGATGGTAGCATGTTGCAGGATGACATGGCCTCCTATTGTGTCGCTATCAAGGAATCTGTCGTTGACGGCCTCCCTGCTTTTGGTATCGCCTTTGCCGACACTGCTACTGGACGCTTCTACCTTTCTACCTTTGTGGATGATGTGGATTTGACCAAGTTTGAGACCCTCATCGCTCAAACCGGCCCGCGAGAACTACTCCTTGAGAAGTCTCGGCTGTCTACCAAGGCCCTGCGTATCCTCAAAAACAACACTAGCCCAACCACCATCTGGACGCACCTCAAGCCAGGTGAAGAGTTCTGGGAGGCGGATAAGACCCGCCGCGAACTCGACTGTGGAGGCTACTTCAAGAGAGAAGATGCCGATGAAGAGGCTTGGCCCGAGATTCTCCAGTCATTGCGGGATGATGATTTGGCCATGTCGGCAACTGGTGCCTTGATCTCGTACTTGCGCTTCCTCAAGCTTGAGAGACCTTTACTGTCCCAGGGCAACTTCGAGCTTTACAACCCAATTCAGAAGAATGGAACACTGATCCTGGATGGCCAGAcgctcatcaaccttgaagtcttctccaactcggtCAATGGCGGTTCCGAGGGTACGTTGTTCAGCTTACTTAACAAGTGCGTCACGCCCTTTGGAAAACGTCTCTTCCGATCATGGGTCGCGCACCCGCTTTGCAACATTGATCGTATCAATGAACGTCTTGATGCTGTCGAGATGCTCAATGCCGATCAGACAGTTCGGGAACAATTCGCCTCCCAGCTCGTCAAGATGCCCGACTTGGAGAGACTCATCTCCCGAATCCACGCTGGGGCGTGCAAATCCGAGGACTTTGTTAAGGTCCTGGAAGGCTTTGAGCAGATAGAGTACACCATGAGTCTTCTGGGATCCTACAAGGGTGGCAATGGCCTCGTCGATCGCCTGATCTCGTCAATGCCCAATCTTGATGAGCCTTTGAGCTATTGGAGATCAGCATTTGATCGTACCAAGGCGCGCGATGAGAAGCTACTCATTCCTGAGCGTGGTATTGAAGAAGATTTCGACGAGAGTTCCGATCGCATCGAGGAGATTAAGCAACAACTCGAGGATCTcttggccgagaagaagaaggagttcaagtgcaagcttctcaagttcacAGACGTTGGTAAAGAGATCTACCAGCTGGAGGCCCCCAAGAGCGTCAAGGTTCCATCAACTTTCCGCCAGATGTCAGCGACAAAGGACGTCAAGCGCTGGTACTTCCCCGAACTATCCCAACTTGTgcgagagcttcaagaagcgGAAGAAACGCACTCGCAGCTCGTACGCGAAGTTGCGTCGCGATTCTTTCAGAAGTTCGATGTTGACTATGAGACCTGGCTGCAAGCCATTAAGATTATCTCGCAGCTGGATTGTCTTGTCAGCTTAGCCAAGGCATCCGCATCGCTCGGCCAGCCAAGTTGCCGTCCCGAGTTCGTGGATGAGGAGCGAAGCACTGTTGACTTCCAGGAGCTGCGACATCCTTGTATGATGAACACAGTGGACGACTTCATTCCCAACGATATCAAGCTTGGTGGTGACCAGGCCAAGATCAATTTATTGACTGGAGCCAACGCTGCCGGTAAATCCACCGTCCTTCGCATG TCTTGTGTCGccgtcatcatggctcagATCGGATGCTACGTCCCCGCCACTTTCGCACGCCTCACTCCTGTCGACCGTATCATGTCTCGTCTCGGTGCCAACGACAACATCTTCGCCGCTCAATCTACCTTTTTCGTTGAGCTCtccgagaccaagaagattcttTCCGAAGCCACACCCCGATCGCTGGTTattcttgatgaacttggtcGTGGAACCAGCTCTTACGATGGTGTCGCTGTCGCCCAGGCTGTTCTTCACCACGTCGCTACTCACATTGGCTGCGTCGGTTATTTTGCTACACACTACCACTCTCTCGCGACAGAGTTTGAGAACCATCCCGAGATCCGAGCACGAAGGATGCAGATCCACGTCGATGACGAGGAGCGTCGTGTTACCTTCTTGTACAAACTGGAAGACGGTGTCGCTGAGGGTAGTTTCGGTATGCACTGCGCCGCCATGTGTGGAATCTCATCGCGCGTCATTGACCGCGCAGAAGTCGCTGCCAAAGAATGGGAGCACACCAGTCGTCTCAAAGACAGTCTTGAAAAGGCAAAGACAGGGTGCTACATTCCGCTGGGTATTCTCAGCGACATCGGCGCACTGCTCGGCGACAAGGGCGAAATGGGCGATGCAGGAGTGAATGTTCTTCTCAACGCTATCGAGGCATTATAA
- a CDS encoding hypothetical protein (CAZy:GH28) — protein MKVSSFFSTLSLFAGVLAEAIELPAGVPRSIEEFRAKHPYELPAKRSHRKVYTIRHSKDDHDDVSSEFYKGLKKANKGGTLYLPKGQTFVIGKPLDLTFLNDIHVHLEGEIKFTNDTEYWQKNAYKHPFQNSIMFWKWGGKNIKLYGKGVLNGNGQRWWNEFAGKEILDTTNAYLRPILFYAQNATNLDIQGVHFKDSPCWTNFVVTSKDISFKDVICTARSTNATALPKNTDFFDSLNVENLNVERAWVDIGDDCFSPKSNATNVHVDTMYCNGTHGQSIGSLGQYKGEMSFVKDVVIENVWMLNGQHGARLKTWAGPDIGYGFIDNVTFRNFWGGNNEYTAFIDSCYFNINATTCAQYPSRMNITNVLFDNFTGYSSGKYGNAVARLTCSTSKDAVCENIKFKDFNIKTPCGGDPVFLCDGVEDIGVDCVSATSAAGKAALANKCVAPQASASPFKVRKFNG, from the exons ATGAAGGtctcgagcttcttctcaaccctctccctcttcgcAGGCGTTCTCGCCGAGGCCATCGAGCTCCCCGCCGGTGTTCCTCGCAGCATTGAAGAGTTCCGCGCCAAGCATCCCTATGAACTCCCCGCCAAGAGAAGTCATCGCAAGGTCTATACTATCAGACATAGTAAGGATGATCACGATGATGTATCTTCAGAGTTCTACAAGGgcttgaagaaggcgaaTAAGGGAGGTACGCTGTATCTCCCCAAGGGTCAGACCTTTGTCATTGGAAAGCCTCTTGATCTTACCTTTTTGAATGATATTCATGTTCATCTTGAGGGTGAGATTAAGTTTACCAATGATACGGAGTATTGGCAGAAGAATGCTTATAAGCATCCTTTCCAG AACTCGATCATGTTCTGGAAGTGGGGTGGCAAGAACATCAAACTCTACGGAAAGGGTGTTCTGAACGGTAACGGTCAGCGATGGTGGAACG AGTTTGCCGGCAAGGAGATTCTTGACACTACCAACGCTTATCTCCGACCTATTCTGTTCTATGCTCAGAACGCCACCAACCTGGACATCCAGGGCGTTCACTTCAAGGACTCTCCCTGCTGGACCAACTTTGTCGTCACCT CCAAGGACATCTCCTTCAAGGACGTCATCTGCACTGCTCGCTCCACCAACGCCACTGCTCTCCCCAAAAACACTGACTTCTTTGACTCCCTGAATGTCGAGAACCTCAATGTCGAGCGTGCCTGGGTTGACATTGGCGACGATTGCTTCTCCCCCAAGAGCAACGCCACCAACGTCCACGTCGACACCATGTACTGCAACG GTACCCACGGTCAGTCCATTGGCTCTCTCGGCCAGTACAAGGGCGAGATGTCCTTCGTCAAGGACGTCGTCATCGAAAACGTCTGGATGCTCAACGGCCAGCACGGCGCCCGTCTCAAGACCTGGGCCGGCCCCGACATTGGCTACGGCTTCATCGACAACGTAACCTTCCGCAACTTCTGGGGCGGCAACAACGAGTACACCGCCTTCATCGACTCGTGctacttcaacatcaacgctACTACCTGCGCCCAGTACCCCTCTCGCATGAACATCACCAACGTTCTCTTTGACAACTTTACCGGCTACAGCTCCGGCAAGTATGGTAATGCTGTTGCCAGGTTGACTTGCTCGACTAGCAAGGATGCAGTTTGTGAGAACATCAAGTTTAAGGAtttcaacatcaagactcCTTGTGGTGGAGACCCTGTGTTCTTgtgtgatggtgttgaggatatTGGCGTGGATTGTGTTAGTGCTACTAGTGCGGCGGGTAAGGCTGCTTTGGCGAATAAGTGTGTTGCGCCTCAGGCTTCTGCAAGCCCTTTCAAGGTTAGGAAGTTCAACGGTTAA